The Metabacillus schmidteae nucleotide sequence GTGCTTTGTGGAGTACTTTCAACCTTTCAGAATAATCCATATGTGGAATCAGCGTTTTTTGGTATTCGAGCTGCAACTGTCGCTTTAATTGTATATGCCGGGATAAAAATAGCAAGGACATCGATTTTGGATAAGGCGACATTTACTTTGGCAGTTACCATGATAGTGGCAATGTTGATGTTTCACTTGCATCCAATTTTCGTTATTTTTTTAGGAGCATTTTTAGGGATTATCATTGTTAGAATTAAAAAAAATTTAGGTATTCTAGTAAAGTTTGAAAAAAATGAAGATGAAGAGATTGAGCATAAAGAAGAATCGTTAAAGCAACAGGCAGGAATGTAGGAGGTAGT carries:
- a CDS encoding chromate transporter, which codes for MKGEWEKVFQLFWSFFKIGPVTFGGGYAMIPLIEKEVVHKKHWVKSEDLTDVFAIAGTIPGAIAVNAATFIGHRIAGIRGAVAATLGTLLPTFMIVLVLCGVLSTFQNNPYVESAFFGIRAATVALIVYAGIKIARTSILDKATFTLAVTMIVAMLMFHLHPIFVIFLGAFLGIIIVRIKKNLGILVKFEKNEDEEIEHKEESLKQQAGM